The DNA segment AAATGGTTCGGGCTGCCTTACCGTTACTGCTACCGAACCGGGAGTGGATGTTGTTGTCTGCTCCTTGAATCCAGAATTATTGCGAGGGAAGACTGTTGTTCTAGACGGTCAGCTTAGGGCTAAGAATCTGCGGCAGTATCACGATCAAGCTCATATGGGACCCAAGCTCACGATCTACTTTCGTTCGGCGAGTGGGGGAGAACAATGGCATGATCAGCCGAAAGAGTATGGGGACTATGACTGGACCGGTTTTCGGAACGAGGTGAAAATTCCCAATGACGTTGAGGCCGTGAAGGTGTTGCTGGGGCTTCAGATGGCAACGGGAAATCTTTCTTTCGATAACTTAAAAATCTATGAAAAGCCTAGACTAAGGTCCGCAACTCCGCGTCCATCAGAATCAGAGCTTGAAGCGGTTCGGGTGGATGGACTTTGCGCCACTCCTCGGCTCAAGCTATCAGGGGAGTGGGCCTTTAATGCGATAGTCGATACGATAAATGACGGAGTCTGTGACGAGTCGTTTAATGTTTCGCCGCTGGCCAAGGTCAAAGTATTTAATGAAGAGTTATCCTCTGTGCAAATATTCAAAGCCTCAGGCCCTGGCTGGGATAAGGGTAATCGACTGAAAGGCATCTATATGACTCCAGATGCACTTGAAGTCGATTCTGTGGTTGTCCGGAATCAACATGGGGTTGGAATGGAATTGGGGCGTGACTATTTGGTTGATCCGCGATGGGGTACTATCGGACGTGTGGAAGGAGGAAGCATCGGTGCGGATGAACCGGTTTATGTGGACTATTCTTTCTATCCGCAACGGATTGATTCAGTTTTTCTTAAAAACGGTCAACTGTATTATCGCGAGGGGAAACCTCTTGTCACTCAAGCTAGGCCCCCGGAGGCGGAGTCGGGAGAAGTGAGGGTTGCAAATATCTTTCTGTCCGGCAGGCAGGAACTACTGACTGAAGGCAATTTTTATCCGATCTTGGAAACGTCTTATCCCATCCGACCGAACCCAGTGGCTGACGAATTGCTTCCCGAAACGATGAAAAAGCTGCGCGATGGCGGGACTCTGCGTGTTTTAGCTTGGGGAGATAGTATTACAGACGGCGGATATCTACGTGAAGAAGGAGAAGGAGCCCGTTGGCAACGCCAGTTTGTCGAAAAATTGCAGAGAAGATTTCCCCAGGCGAAGATCGTATTAGTGACTGAGGCGTGGGGAGGAAGAAACACAAATGATTATTTCGGGGTTCCGGCGGGGCATCCGCACAATTACCGTGAAAAGGTTATCGCGCCCAAACCGGACTTGGTCATCAGTGAGTTCATCAATGACAGTTGGCATTCCCAGGAAAATTTCGAGCGAAATTATGGACAAATTTTGACAGACCTGAATGCGATTGGAGCTGAATGGATTGTGATTGCTCCTAGTTACCAGCGCGGGTGGGGAATGGAAGACGCAACGGGGCAAAAAAATATAGACGACGATCCCAGGGCGTATATAGCCATGTTGCGTAATTTCTCTAGCGCACATCGGATACCATGCGCGGACGTTTCGGCCCGTTATGGACGCTTATGGCGTCAGGGCATTCCGTTCCTGACGTTGATGACTAATCAGATAAACCATCCCAATCGTACGGGATTGGAAATATATGCGGATGCACTCATGGCACTGTTC comes from the Ruficoccus amylovorans genome and includes:
- a CDS encoding SGNH/GDSL hydrolase family protein; the protein is MYLTLRFFIIHAISVYCASLLLAVDADDPGRSMRDGEVEASQLLWFEDFDSANSLQRFTGNAGDYEATGGENGSGCLTVTATEPGVDVVVCSLNPELLRGKTVVLDGQLRAKNLRQYHDQAHMGPKLTIYFRSASGGEQWHDQPKEYGDYDWTGFRNEVKIPNDVEAVKVLLGLQMATGNLSFDNLKIYEKPRLRSATPRPSESELEAVRVDGLCATPRLKLSGEWAFNAIVDTINDGVCDESFNVSPLAKVKVFNEELSSVQIFKASGPGWDKGNRLKGIYMTPDALEVDSVVVRNQHGVGMELGRDYLVDPRWGTIGRVEGGSIGADEPVYVDYSFYPQRIDSVFLKNGQLYYREGKPLVTQARPPEAESGEVRVANIFLSGRQELLTEGNFYPILETSYPIRPNPVADELLPETMKKLRDGGTLRVLAWGDSITDGGYLREEGEGARWQRQFVEKLQRRFPQAKIVLVTEAWGGRNTNDYFGVPAGHPHNYREKVIAPKPDLVISEFINDSWHSQENFERNYGQILTDLNAIGAEWIVIAPSYQRGWGMEDATGQKNIDDDPRAYIAMLRNFSSAHRIPCADVSARYGRLWRQGIPFLTLMTNQINHPNRTGLEIYADALMALFPES